In Paucidesulfovibrio gracilis DSM 16080, a single genomic region encodes these proteins:
- a CDS encoding co-chaperone GroES — protein MNLKPLHDNVLIQREESEERTASGIIIPDSAKERPQRGTVLAVGPGKGEAAMNLKKGDTVLFAKYAGTEFKVDGLELVIMRQDDVIAIVE, from the coding sequence ATGAACCTGAAGCCCCTGCACGACAATGTTCTGATTCAGCGCGAGGAATCCGAGGAGCGCACCGCTTCCGGCATCATCATCCCCGATTCCGCCAAGGAACGCCCCCAGCGCGGCACTGTCCTGGCCGTGGGCCCGGGCAAAGGCGAAGCCGCCATGAATCTGAAAAAGGGCGACACCGTGCTCTTTGCCAAATACGCCGGAACCGAGTTCAAGGTGGACGGCCTGGAACTGGTCATCATGCGCCAGGACGACGTCATCGCCATCGTTGAATAA
- the groL gene encoding chaperonin GroEL (60 kDa chaperone family; promotes refolding of misfolded polypeptides especially under stressful conditions; forms two stacked rings of heptamers to form a barrel-shaped 14mer; ends can be capped by GroES; misfolded proteins enter the barrel where they are refolded when GroES binds), whose protein sequence is MSAKSINFQEIARNGLKRGVDTLADAVKVTLGPKGRNVLLEKGWTPSITKDGVTVAKEIDLSDKFENMGAQMVKEVASKTNDIAGDGTTTATVLAQAVFSQGLKLIAAGRNPLAVKRGIDKAVNAVIEQLDSMAKPINSVAELAQIGTISANGDTSVGDILAQAMDKIGHEGVITIEEAKSMETTLDVVEGMQLDRGYVSPHFVTDQEKMVCEMEEPYVLLTDKKISNLREILPVLEQVVKTQRPLLIIAEDIAGEALATMVVNKLRGGLKICAIKAPAFGDRRKAMLQDIAVLTGGEVATDDLAISLESLTINHLGSAKKITVSKDNTTIVDGLGDAEAIKHRCDTIEAEIRESTSSYDQEKLHERLAKLMGGVAVIQVGAATEVAMKEKRDRVEDALHATRAAAEEGILPGGGCALVRAAAALDNLTPADDDELAGVDIIRRAIEEPLRQIASNAGFEGSLVVAKVRDGKDGFGFNAAVGQYEDLLASGVIDPKKVVRIALQNAASVSGLMLTTECSIAEKVDEED, encoded by the coding sequence ATGAGCGCTAAAAGCATCAATTTTCAAGAGATTGCCCGCAACGGCCTGAAACGGGGCGTGGATACCCTGGCCGACGCCGTCAAGGTCACCCTCGGTCCCAAGGGCCGCAACGTCCTGCTGGAAAAAGGCTGGACCCCGTCCATCACCAAGGACGGCGTGACCGTGGCCAAAGAAATCGACCTCAGCGACAAGTTCGAGAACATGGGCGCCCAGATGGTCAAGGAAGTGGCCTCCAAGACAAACGACATCGCCGGCGACGGTACCACCACCGCCACGGTGCTGGCCCAGGCCGTCTTCTCCCAGGGTCTCAAGCTCATTGCCGCCGGACGCAACCCCCTGGCCGTGAAGCGCGGCATCGACAAAGCCGTAAACGCGGTGATCGAACAGCTGGACAGCATGGCCAAGCCCATCAACAGCGTGGCGGAACTGGCCCAGATCGGCACCATCTCCGCCAACGGCGACACCTCCGTGGGGGACATCCTGGCCCAGGCCATGGACAAGATCGGCCATGAGGGCGTGATCACCATTGAGGAAGCCAAGTCCATGGAAACCACCCTGGACGTGGTGGAAGGCATGCAGCTGGACCGGGGCTACGTTTCCCCCCATTTCGTTACGGACCAGGAAAAGATGGTCTGCGAGATGGAGGAACCCTACGTCCTGCTCACGGACAAAAAAATCTCCAATCTGCGTGAAATCCTGCCCGTGCTGGAGCAGGTCGTCAAAACCCAGCGTCCCCTGCTGATCATCGCCGAGGACATCGCGGGCGAAGCCCTGGCCACCATGGTGGTCAACAAGCTGCGCGGCGGCCTGAAAATCTGCGCCATCAAGGCGCCGGCCTTTGGCGACCGCCGCAAGGCCATGCTCCAGGACATCGCCGTGCTCACGGGCGGCGAGGTGGCCACGGACGACCTGGCCATCAGCCTGGAATCCCTGACCATCAACCACCTCGGCAGCGCCAAAAAGATCACGGTCAGCAAGGACAACACCACCATCGTGGACGGCCTGGGCGACGCCGAGGCCATCAAGCACCGCTGCGACACCATCGAGGCGGAAATCCGCGAGTCCACCTCCAGCTACGACCAGGAAAAGCTGCACGAGCGCCTGGCCAAACTCATGGGCGGTGTGGCCGTCATCCAAGTCGGCGCAGCCACGGAAGTGGCCATGAAAGAAAAGCGCGACCGCGTGGAAGACGCCCTGCACGCCACCCGCGCCGCGGCTGAGGAAGGCATTCTGCCCGGTGGCGGGTGCGCCCTGGTCCGCGCTGCCGCGGCCCTGGACAACCTGACCCCGGCCGACGACGACGAATTGGCCGGCGTGGACATCATCCGTCGGGCTATTGAGGAGCCGCTGCGCCAGATCGCCTCCAACGCGGGCTTTGAAGGCTCCCTGGTGGTGGCGAAAGTACGCGACGGCAAGGACGGATTCGGCTTTAACGCCGCAGTGGGCCAGTATGAAGACCTGCTCGCCTCGGGCGTCATCGACCCCAAAAAGGTGGTGCGCATCGCCCTGCAAAACGCGGCTTCCGTCTCCGGCCTGATGCTGACCACGGAATGCTCCATTGCCGAAAAGGTGGACGAGGAAGACTAG
- a CDS encoding Gfo/Idh/MocA family protein, with protein sequence MKALFLGLGGVGQRHLRNLLQLRPDVRLAAVRHGDRAFEIGYDLQPDYSVDIMEKYGIQRLADLDEALAWKPDLAVVASPTSAHMEQATALARGGVPVFLEKPVSADHEGLDDLVRLASRPATPVMVGYMFRFHPGVRRFLELVRERAAGRPHTMHVQLNSYMPAWHSYEKYNEFYAGRKDLGGGAVLSEIHELDLISAMLGEPHSVHASGGTLSSLELDVEDTACALLEFGVDGRPFPVTLQMSFVQRPPTRRITLYAENGTIEWQGMTSCITLRGTDGTETVEDFSSFERNQMFLDELEHFLHCLERGETPLTNLPDVAGGHRLALQIRDALA encoded by the coding sequence ATGAAAGCGCTTTTCCTCGGACTCGGCGGCGTGGGACAACGCCATCTTCGCAACCTGCTCCAACTCAGGCCGGACGTGCGTCTTGCCGCGGTGCGGCACGGCGACCGCGCCTTTGAAATCGGCTATGACCTGCAACCCGATTATTCCGTGGACATCATGGAAAAATACGGCATCCAGCGTCTGGCCGATCTGGATGAAGCCCTGGCCTGGAAGCCGGACCTCGCGGTGGTGGCCTCCCCCACCAGCGCGCACATGGAGCAGGCCACGGCCCTGGCCCGGGGCGGGGTTCCGGTTTTCCTGGAAAAGCCGGTCTCCGCGGACCATGAGGGGCTGGACGACTTGGTGCGTCTGGCCTCCCGGCCCGCCACTCCGGTCATGGTGGGCTATATGTTCCGCTTTCATCCCGGGGTGCGCCGATTCCTGGAACTGGTCCGGGAGCGTGCCGCGGGACGGCCCCACACCATGCACGTGCAGCTCAATTCCTACATGCCTGCCTGGCACTCCTATGAAAAGTACAACGAGTTCTACGCCGGTCGTAAGGATCTGGGCGGCGGGGCCGTGCTTTCGGAAATCCATGAGCTGGACTTGATCTCGGCCATGCTTGGAGAGCCGCACTCGGTCCACGCCAGCGGGGGAACCCTTTCCAGCCTGGAACTGGACGTGGAGGACACGGCCTGCGCTCTGCTGGAATTTGGCGTGGACGGACGCCCCTTCCCGGTGACGCTGCAAATGTCCTTTGTGCAGCGTCCTCCCACCCGCCGGATCACGCTCTACGCCGAGAACGGCACCATCGAATGGCAGGGCATGACCAGCTGCATCACCCTGCGCGGCACGGACGGGACCGAAACCGTGGAAGACTTTTCCTCCTTTGAACGAAACCAAATGTTTCTGGATGAGCTGGAACACTTCCTTCATTGCCTGGAGCGGGGAGAGACACCCCTGACCAATCTTCCGGACGTGGCCGGCGGACACCGGTTGGCTCTGCAAATCCGCGACGCCCTGGCCTAA
- a CDS encoding N-acetylneuraminate synthase family protein — protein MSIFIIGEIGINHNGDLDITKKLIDGAAEAGADAVKFQKRTIDNVYTKEFLDSPRESPWGTTQREQKEGLEFGLEEYRQIDAYCREKGIEWFASAWDLDAQDFLHGFDLKHDKVASAMLTNTPLLEKIAAKGRHTFISTGMHTMDEIAKAVEIFRKADCPFELMHCVSTYPMADEDANLRVMETLRERFGCNVGYSGHEVGLTVSVAAAALGASSIERHITLDRAMYGSDQAASVEMGGFNRLCRMIRTVEKALGSPEKQIGEKEQAIRKKLAPVNG, from the coding sequence ATGAGCATCTTCATAATCGGCGAGATCGGCATCAACCACAACGGGGATCTGGACATTACGAAAAAACTCATCGACGGTGCGGCGGAAGCGGGTGCCGATGCGGTGAAATTCCAGAAACGCACCATTGACAACGTCTACACGAAAGAATTTCTTGACTCCCCAAGGGAAAGCCCCTGGGGAACCACCCAGCGCGAACAAAAGGAAGGCCTGGAGTTCGGTCTTGAGGAGTATCGGCAGATCGACGCCTATTGCCGCGAAAAAGGCATTGAATGGTTTGCCTCGGCCTGGGATCTCGATGCCCAGGATTTTTTGCACGGCTTTGATCTCAAGCACGACAAAGTGGCCTCTGCCATGCTCACCAATACCCCGCTGCTGGAAAAAATCGCGGCCAAAGGGCGGCACACCTTCATTTCCACGGGCATGCACACCATGGACGAAATCGCCAAGGCCGTGGAAATCTTCCGCAAGGCGGACTGCCCCTTTGAGCTGATGCACTGCGTTTCCACCTACCCCATGGCCGATGAGGACGCCAACCTGCGCGTCATGGAAACCCTGCGCGAACGTTTCGGCTGCAACGTGGGCTACTCCGGCCACGAAGTGGGACTCACCGTGAGCGTGGCCGCTGCAGCCCTCGGTGCCAGCTCCATCGAACGCCACATCACCCTGGACCGCGCCATGTACGGTTCCGACCAGGCTGCCTCCGTGGAGATGGGCGGATTCAACCGCCTCTGCCGCATGATCCGCACCGTGGAGAAGGCACTGGGCAGCCCGGAAAAACAGATCGGGGAAAAAGAACAGGCCATCCGCAAAAAGCTGGCACCGGTCAACGGCTGA
- a CDS encoding sulfotransferase domain-containing protein, translated as MALFTIRSQNPLYHIRDTTLGRSLFRVQKSPAFVGLSDNYATCVAPITVDSMRDGKHILLFGLPKTGNYWFNNLIVESLGLEFKTQVQFTHSKFRDKHRYNTNILRSACIIRDIRDMVVSLWHWLPKGPAAKDSRAPLLRTMEQFYFQWFLPIYSQHRRWGDWIEYPKTLVRTGIPIVRYEDLHDDTFGEITRVLKWWKIEYSEQAVQDAIEKNTLQNVKKNAGTVGTYPKGHVRKGGYGGYKEVLPQVILDDINIRFKAYIDDWGYAYY; from the coding sequence ATGGCGCTATTTACCATTCGTTCCCAAAACCCTCTTTACCACATTCGCGACACCACTCTGGGCCGCTCGCTCTTCCGAGTCCAAAAGAGTCCCGCCTTCGTTGGCCTAAGCGATAATTACGCCACATGCGTAGCCCCTATCACCGTTGATTCCATGCGTGACGGAAAACACATTTTGCTCTTTGGACTCCCTAAAACTGGAAATTATTGGTTCAACAATCTTATTGTCGAGTCCCTTGGCCTGGAGTTCAAAACACAGGTGCAGTTCACGCATTCGAAATTCCGGGATAAGCACCGATACAATACAAATATTCTTAGGTCGGCCTGCATCATTCGCGACATCCGGGACATGGTGGTCTCACTTTGGCACTGGCTTCCCAAAGGGCCGGCAGCAAAGGACTCCAGAGCACCCTTGCTCAGAACCATGGAGCAGTTTTACTTTCAGTGGTTTTTACCGATTTATTCCCAACACAGGCGTTGGGGAGACTGGATAGAATACCCCAAAACTCTTGTCCGCACAGGCATTCCCATCGTCAGATATGAAGACCTTCACGACGACACCTTCGGTGAAATAACCCGTGTTCTAAAATGGTGGAAAATAGAATACTCAGAACAGGCCGTTCAAGACGCCATTGAGAAAAATACTCTACAGAACGTCAAAAAGAACGCCGGAACCGTGGGCACATATCCCAAAGGCCATGTACGAAAAGGAGGATATGGGGGATATAAGGAAGTATTGCCGCAAGTCATTCTTGACGACATCAATATCCGCTTCAAAGCCTATATCGACGACTGGGGATATGCTTACTATTAA
- a CDS encoding acylneuraminate cytidylyltransferase family protein, whose amino-acid sequence MPRHIAVIPARMGSKGFKFKNRKFFCFTADFLDTVEWFDRVIVSTDDPVVEEYARERGHEVHQRPQALAGSAVPIHAVFESVIAGMDIHPDDYLWLFYLPVLYKSRRHFEHARGIVESGRCDSLCTFVPARSHPYNCWRRDPDSGKMVQYIENDCFRRQDLPDAWVHYHYVYSFRAGALPTLNSEMINADTHPYFLDETTRDRLIEIDEPEDYERWKAAGYPTGDHDD is encoded by the coding sequence ATGCCGCGTCACATCGCCGTGATCCCGGCCCGTATGGGCAGCAAGGGATTTAAATTCAAAAACCGCAAGTTCTTCTGCTTCACCGCGGATTTCCTCGACACCGTGGAATGGTTCGACCGCGTCATCGTGTCCACGGACGACCCCGTGGTGGAGGAATACGCCAGGGAACGCGGCCACGAGGTGCACCAGCGGCCCCAGGCTTTGGCCGGATCCGCCGTACCCATCCACGCCGTGTTCGAAAGCGTGATCGCGGGCATGGACATTCACCCGGACGACTACCTTTGGCTGTTCTACCTGCCCGTGCTGTACAAAAGCCGGCGCCACTTCGAGCATGCCCGGGGCATTGTGGAAAGCGGTCGGTGCGACAGCCTCTGCACCTTTGTCCCGGCCCGAAGCCATCCCTACAACTGCTGGCGCCGGGATCCCGACTCCGGCAAAATGGTACAATACATCGAAAACGACTGCTTTCGTCGGCAAGACCTTCCCGACGCCTGGGTACACTATCATTACGTGTACAGCTTCCGGGCGGGCGCACTGCCCACGCTCAACAGCGAGATGATCAACGCCGACACCCATCCATACTTTCTTGACGAAACCACCCGCGACCGACTCATAGAGATCGACGAACCCGAAGATTACGAGCGTTGGAAGGCCGCCGGATACCCTACGGGAGATCATGATGACTAA
- a CDS encoding aminotransferase class III-fold pyridoxal phosphate-dependent enzyme yields MTKPNIQRSNEIYARAKDIIPAGSQTFSKGVTQFVEGFAPKYLHRGKGAYVWDVDENKYLDYIMGCHPIVLGYCDEDVNNAIIDQLGRGTTFSLMNELEVDVTEKIIDTVPCAEAARFGKNGADATSVGVRIARAVTGRDHIAYCGYHGWHDWYIANTDLNSGIPEFNKQLAHSFNYNDLDSLEQIFKAHPDEVAIVIMEALTILEPKDNFLHEVKKMAHHYGALLMFDEIITGYRFAVGGAQELTGVTPDLTSLAKAISNAVPLSAICGKKEYLFALEKTFFSFTYGGDCIGLAAASAAIPKIKENNVPAHLWRVGEVLQTGFNTLVKDLGLDDFFQCLGYPCRTIISFNGQGRYDDLEMKSFLQQELLREGVLWAAYHAISWSHGDKDIAFTLNAYETALKKFKDVVDKGLDLRSQIDGIPVRPVFRKVADFNSYTREKK; encoded by the coding sequence ATGACTAAACCGAACATTCAACGATCCAATGAAATCTACGCCCGCGCCAAGGACATCATTCCAGCGGGAAGCCAGACCTTTTCCAAAGGCGTGACCCAGTTTGTGGAAGGCTTTGCCCCCAAATATCTGCACCGAGGCAAAGGAGCCTACGTCTGGGACGTGGACGAGAACAAATACCTCGACTACATCATGGGCTGCCATCCCATCGTGCTGGGCTATTGTGATGAGGACGTGAACAACGCCATCATTGATCAGCTCGGACGAGGCACCACCTTCAGCCTCATGAACGAGCTGGAAGTGGACGTGACCGAAAAGATCATCGACACCGTGCCTTGCGCCGAGGCCGCCCGCTTCGGCAAAAACGGCGCGGACGCCACCAGCGTGGGCGTGCGCATTGCCCGGGCCGTCACGGGCCGCGACCACATCGCCTATTGCGGCTACCACGGCTGGCACGACTGGTACATCGCCAACACGGACCTGAACAGCGGCATTCCGGAATTCAACAAGCAGCTCGCCCACTCCTTCAACTACAACGACCTGGACAGCCTGGAACAAATTTTCAAGGCGCACCCGGACGAAGTGGCCATCGTGATCATGGAGGCGCTGACCATCCTTGAACCCAAGGACAATTTCCTCCATGAAGTGAAAAAAATGGCGCACCACTACGGCGCGCTGCTCATGTTCGACGAAATCATCACAGGCTACCGTTTTGCCGTGGGCGGCGCCCAGGAACTGACCGGCGTGACCCCGGACCTGACCTCCCTGGCCAAGGCCATTTCCAACGCCGTGCCGCTTTCCGCCATCTGCGGAAAAAAAGAATATCTCTTTGCCCTGGAAAAAACGTTCTTCTCCTTTACCTACGGCGGAGACTGCATTGGCTTGGCCGCGGCAAGCGCCGCCATCCCCAAGATCAAGGAAAACAACGTCCCCGCCCACCTCTGGCGCGTGGGCGAGGTGCTGCAAACAGGCTTCAACACCCTGGTAAAGGATCTGGGCCTGGACGATTTCTTCCAGTGCCTGGGCTATCCCTGCCGGACCATCATCAGCTTCAACGGGCAAGGCCGGTACGACGATCTGGAGATGAAATCCTTCCTCCAGCAGGAGTTGCTGCGCGAGGGCGTTCTCTGGGCAGCGTACCACGCCATTTCCTGGTCGCACGGGGACAAGGACATCGCCTTTACCCTCAATGCCTATGAAACCGCCCTGAAAAAATTCAAGGATGTGGTGGACAAAGGGCTGGATCTGCGCTCGCAGATCGACGGCATCCCGGTCCGGCCCGTATTCCGCAAGGTAGCGGACTTCAACTCCTACACCCGGGAAAAGAAATAG
- a CDS encoding GNAT family N-acetyltransferase: protein MDTPLEACSERLTLRSFDYALVNEQYLSWLHDERVNRYLLKPNKDTTLDDVLAYVRGLVESPDNVFLAILDRATDEHIGNVRLGPMDHESRVCQYSMMIGNADYHGRGVGTETVALAADICFRTLGFRKLFLDVVEENKAAVRIYEKNGFQTEGVLRAHKLLNGRLHDLRIMSLFNPAER from the coding sequence ATGGACACTCCCCTGGAGGCATGTTCGGAACGGTTGACCCTCAGGTCGTTCGACTACGCGCTGGTGAATGAACAATACCTGTCGTGGCTGCATGACGAAAGGGTCAACCGGTACCTGCTCAAGCCCAACAAGGACACGACCCTGGATGACGTGCTTGCCTATGTGCGCGGCCTTGTGGAAAGCCCGGACAACGTGTTTCTGGCCATCCTGGACCGCGCAACGGACGAGCACATCGGTAACGTGCGCCTCGGACCCATGGACCATGAATCCCGCGTGTGCCAATATTCCATGATGATCGGCAACGCGGACTACCACGGCCGGGGCGTGGGAACCGAAACCGTGGCTCTGGCCGCGGACATCTGTTTTCGTACTCTCGGATTCCGCAAGCTCTTTCTGGACGTGGTCGAAGAAAATAAAGCCGCCGTGCGCATCTACGAAAAAAACGGCTTTCAGACCGAAGGCGTTCTGCGCGCCCACAAACTGCTGAACGGCCGCCTGCATGACCTGCGCATCATGAGCCTGTTCAACCCGGCAGAGAGGTAA